One part of the Syntrophomonadaceae bacterium genome encodes these proteins:
- a CDS encoding acetyl-CoA hydrolase/transferase family protein, with product MNWKEHYQTRIITADEAIKLLKKGDIVVSGHATGEPQLLPEALVRNQEKVDGIVVYHGIALGPSVYCGKDVDPKHIEHLTIFAGTNTRQAVQEGRARFVPMHFSDSPIALRKGIIPADVAWLHLSPPDKHGYCSMGISCDYQRAGAERARLVVAEINPNMPRTYGDTLIHVTEIDYFVESDRPLIEMKKAEVGPLEMAIGKNISELLEDGSTMQFGMGAIPNAIVGFLKNKNDLGIHSELFPDGAMELIMAGNVTNKYKKVHTGKSVCTFASGTGELYKWLDQNPAVEFYPVDYINNSYLIAQNDKVFSVNSALQVDLQGQVCAETINAKQYSGIGGQMDFVRGATWSKGGKSIIAMSATAKNGQISRIVSTFKPGDAVTTPRNDVDYVVTEYGAAHLRGVDMAERARRLIAIAAPQFRDQLMDELVQVYGLTCN from the coding sequence TTGAACTGGAAAGAGCATTATCAAACAAGAATTATCACTGCAGACGAAGCAATAAAACTACTAAAAAAAGGCGATATAGTCGTGAGCGGTCACGCTACCGGGGAGCCGCAGCTCTTACCGGAGGCCCTGGTCAGAAATCAGGAAAAAGTTGATGGGATAGTGGTTTATCACGGAATAGCTTTAGGACCATCTGTATACTGCGGCAAAGACGTTGACCCAAAGCATATTGAGCATTTAACAATTTTCGCCGGCACCAACACCCGCCAGGCGGTACAAGAAGGACGGGCTAGGTTTGTACCCATGCATTTTTCGGATTCTCCGATCGCACTGCGAAAAGGAATAATACCGGCGGATGTCGCCTGGTTGCACCTTTCGCCGCCTGATAAGCACGGCTATTGCTCAATGGGTATTTCGTGCGATTATCAACGGGCCGGCGCAGAAAGAGCCCGGCTTGTGGTGGCGGAAATTAACCCTAACATGCCGCGTACATATGGCGATACGTTAATTCATGTCACTGAAATTGATTATTTTGTAGAAAGCGACCGGCCGCTGATCGAAATGAAAAAGGCGGAGGTCGGGCCATTGGAAATGGCTATCGGTAAAAATATATCCGAACTGCTGGAGGATGGAAGCACCATGCAATTCGGTATGGGGGCCATACCCAATGCCATCGTTGGCTTTCTGAAGAATAAAAATGATCTAGGTATTCATTCCGAACTATTTCCTGACGGTGCCATGGAGCTGATTATGGCAGGCAATGTGACCAACAAGTACAAAAAGGTCCACACCGGGAAATCGGTATGCACATTTGCCTCCGGAACCGGTGAGCTATATAAATGGCTGGATCAGAACCCGGCGGTCGAGTTTTATCCAGTGGACTATATCAACAATTCTTATCTTATCGCCCAGAATGACAAGGTATTCTCCGTTAACTCTGCTTTGCAGGTTGACCTGCAGGGCCAGGTATGCGCTGAAACCATCAACGCCAAACAATACAGCGGTATCGGCGGCCAGATGGATTTTGTCCGCGGTGCCACCTGGTCCAAAGGCGGCAAATCAATTATCGCCATGTCGGCAACTGCCAAAAATGGCCAGATATCCAGGATTGTCAGCACGTTTAAACCTGGCGATGCTGTAACAACACCGCGTAACGATGTGGATTATGTGGTTACCGAGTACGGAGCAGCTCATTTGCGCGGGGTTGATATGGCGGAAAGAGCACGCCGGCTGATCGCCATCGCTGCTCCCCAATTCCGCGATCAGCTTATGGATGAATTAGTGCAGGTCTATGGCCTGACCTGTAATTGA
- a CDS encoding 2-hydroxyglutaryl-CoA dehydratase, producing MYTLGIDIGSASSKVVVLADGQQIVAKKVIPVGTGTSGPQRAFECALHEAGLTSENIARQVVTGYGRMTYAGADEQISEITCHARGVHFLMPKARTIIDIGGQDAKAISIDELGLVVNFVMNEKCAAGTGRFLEVMARVLECDVQDLEKLSAKADQPVLVSSTCTVFAESEVISHLAAGQNRQNIAAGIHQSVARRVLSLARRVGLLPEVVMTGGVALNQGVVLAMAEELKMAVGVAPFPQITGAIGAALLAYEKASRS from the coding sequence GTGTATACCTTGGGAATCGATATCGGCTCGGCATCATCGAAAGTGGTAGTCCTGGCCGATGGGCAGCAAATAGTTGCCAAAAAAGTTATCCCTGTGGGCACCGGTACCAGCGGACCGCAACGAGCTTTTGAATGCGCGTTGCACGAGGCCGGTTTGACCAGCGAAAATATTGCCCGCCAGGTAGTCACCGGATATGGGAGAATGACTTACGCCGGGGCTGACGAACAGATCAGCGAGATCACCTGCCATGCCAGAGGAGTCCACTTCCTGATGCCAAAGGCACGCACCATTATCGATATCGGTGGTCAGGATGCCAAAGCTATTTCCATTGATGAACTGGGATTGGTGGTCAATTTCGTGATGAATGAAAAGTGTGCCGCTGGAACCGGCCGATTCCTGGAAGTGATGGCCAGAGTCCTGGAATGCGATGTCCAAGATTTAGAAAAATTATCTGCAAAAGCTGACCAGCCGGTCCTGGTCAGCAGTACCTGCACCGTATTTGCCGAATCCGAGGTGATCTCCCATTTGGCGGCCGGGCAGAACAGGCAAAACATAGCCGCCGGCATTCACCAATCGGTGGCGCGTCGGGTTTTATCGCTGGCCAGACGTGTAGGCCTCTTGCCCGAAGTGGTGATGACCGGTGGTGTGGCGCTGAATCAAGGCGTCGTCCTGGCAATGGCGGAGGAACTAAAAATGGCGGTCGGGGTAGCCCCCTTTCCTCAAATTACTGGTGCTATCGGTGCCGCCCTGCTGGCTTACGAGAAGGCGTCACGGAGTTGA
- a CDS encoding 2-hydroxyacyl-CoA dehydratase codes for MSRMQKLLSDFEYIAHHPAQMLQQWKAATGGKAVGIMPIHCAEEVVYAAGMLPIGMWGGQTTISRANEYLQAFCCSIMKAVMEFSLSGAYKNLDAIICPETCDTLRPVPLMLRLSDPDTPVIGLVLPDNRKLQAGIEFTANEYRNIAGQLAKITGKPVTDEALHASIELYNRHHMVMMDFYALAAEHGDVITPYYRHQVVKSSFFIPKDRHLALVEGLTAELRKLPQTSEKRLRVVVTGIMTEPDELLILLDEFGFVIAADDLAQGSRQFRTPTPADPDPYIRLGKRFADFEGCSCVSDPLKLRGKILADMVRTRQADGVIVLIMKFCDPEEYDYPYIKKDIEDAGIPHLYLEIEQQMDSLGQCRTRLQAFAELISRRKWLVAK; via the coding sequence ATGAGCAGGATGCAAAAATTATTATCAGATTTTGAATATATTGCCCACCATCCAGCGCAAATGCTGCAGCAGTGGAAAGCAGCTACCGGCGGCAAGGCAGTTGGAATCATGCCAATTCACTGCGCGGAAGAAGTGGTTTACGCCGCTGGGATGCTGCCTATTGGGATGTGGGGAGGACAGACCACTATTTCTCGCGCCAATGAATACCTGCAAGCTTTCTGTTGTTCCATCATGAAGGCAGTGATGGAGTTCTCTTTAAGTGGCGCATATAAAAACTTGGATGCCATTATCTGTCCGGAAACCTGCGACACCCTGCGGCCTGTCCCGTTGATGTTGCGCTTATCTGATCCTGATACTCCGGTGATTGGGCTGGTCTTGCCGGATAACCGCAAGCTGCAGGCTGGTATTGAGTTTACAGCCAATGAATACCGCAACATAGCAGGTCAATTGGCGAAAATAACAGGCAAGCCTGTAACCGACGAAGCTTTGCACGCCAGCATAGAATTGTATAACCGCCACCATATGGTCATGATGGACTTTTATGCGTTAGCAGCGGAGCACGGCGATGTGATTACCCCCTACTACCGGCATCAGGTGGTCAAGTCATCATTTTTTATTCCCAAGGATCGACATTTAGCTTTAGTGGAAGGATTAACTGCCGAACTGAGGAAGCTTCCCCAAACATCTGAAAAAAGGCTGCGTGTTGTGGTAACCGGGATCATGACCGAACCGGATGAACTTTTAATACTGCTTGATGAATTTGGCTTTGTGATCGCTGCCGACGATTTGGCCCAGGGTTCGCGCCAATTCCGCACCCCCACCCCCGCAGATCCGGATCCTTATATCAGATTGGGGAAACGTTTCGCAGATTTTGAGGGGTGCTCCTGTGTCAGTGATCCCTTGAAACTTCGCGGCAAAATTCTTGCAGATATGGTAAGGACCAGACAGGCTGACGGCGTGATCGTACTGATTATGAAATTCTGCGATCCGGAAGAGTACGATTATCCCTACATTAAAAAGGACATTGAGGATGCCGGGATACCCCACCTGTATCTTGAAATCGAGCAGCAGATGGATTCTTTGGGACAGTGCCGCACCAGGTTGCAGGCTTTTGCGGAATTAATCTCCCGGCGTAAGTGGTTAGTCGCTAAATGA
- a CDS encoding 2-hydroxyacyl-CoA dehydratase, with translation MTDQTPKTAKDLVREMQAQYYEEANRAHDEGRLVAWVTSISPREFLEAMDIVTVYPENHAAAISAKKGSMEMIDIAEGMGYSADICSYARVNLGYLEKGDSAAGRIPAPDLLFCANNICDTVTKWYEILARRLKVPLIMIDLPFSFTPETQKHHLDYVTDQFKEAIRQLEDITGKPFDYERFQESMRLSNEAASLWRECIEMGKAVPCPFNGLDFFNYMAQIVCSRGNEKAVQFFRVLRDELAAKVARGEGFLNNEKYRILWDGIPFWYNLRVMSKTLLNNNAVMAASTYPDNWAVNYDPNDLKSMARAYMGNFTNREFSFRYHNMCRMIDEYTVDGVIMHSNRSCKNQDFAQYALAREVTKATRVPVVIVDGDQSDPRAFSEAQFETRVQALFEMIGQNRRGNVAARR, from the coding sequence TTGACCGATCAGACACCAAAGACTGCTAAAGACTTGGTAAGAGAGATGCAGGCTCAGTATTATGAAGAGGCTAACCGAGCGCATGACGAAGGACGACTGGTGGCCTGGGTTACCTCGATCTCCCCCCGGGAATTTTTGGAGGCCATGGATATAGTCACTGTCTATCCGGAAAACCATGCCGCAGCCATTTCCGCCAAGAAGGGTTCGATGGAGATGATCGACATCGCTGAAGGCATGGGCTATTCAGCAGATATCTGCTCATATGCTCGCGTTAATCTTGGATATCTCGAAAAGGGTGATTCGGCTGCCGGCAGGATACCGGCTCCCGATCTTCTGTTTTGCGCCAACAATATCTGTGATACCGTCACCAAGTGGTATGAAATTTTAGCCCGGCGCCTGAAGGTGCCGCTGATCATGATTGACTTGCCATTTAGCTTTACCCCCGAGACGCAAAAACATCACTTGGATTATGTTACAGACCAGTTTAAGGAAGCCATCCGCCAATTGGAGGACATCACCGGCAAACCGTTTGATTATGAACGTTTTCAAGAATCGATGCGACTGTCCAACGAGGCGGCCAGCCTCTGGCGTGAATGTATTGAAATGGGCAAGGCTGTCCCGTGCCCTTTCAACGGGCTTGACTTCTTCAACTACATGGCCCAGATCGTGTGCTCCCGTGGTAACGAGAAGGCAGTCCAGTTCTTCCGCGTATTGCGCGATGAATTGGCGGCTAAAGTAGCCCGGGGCGAAGGTTTTCTTAATAATGAAAAATACCGCATCCTGTGGGACGGAATACCCTTCTGGTACAATCTGCGCGTCATGAGCAAAACTTTATTAAACAACAACGCGGTAATGGCGGCATCCACTTATCCGGACAACTGGGCGGTAAACTACGATCCCAACGATTTAAAGAGTATGGCCCGCGCCTATATGGGTAATTTTACGAACCGCGAATTCTCCTTCCGCTATCACAACATGTGCCGGATGATTGACGAATATACTGTGGATGGAGTGATCATGCACTCGAACCGTAGCTGCAAAAATCAGGATTTTGCCCAATATGCCCTGGCCCGTGAAGTTACCAAAGCCACCAGGGTGCCGGTAGTGATCGTGGACGGCGACCAAAGTGACCCGAGAGCCTTTTCCGAAGCACAGTTTGAGACCAGGGTCCAGGCGCTTTTTGAAATGATCGGGCAAAATCGCCGTGGCAACGTGGCTGCAAGGAGATGA
- a CDS encoding thiolase family protein has product MFKKNIDDVVIISGVRTPFGRFGGTMKDMDIVDLSADVMKAALERASLKPEQVDEVWWGCGDTSNTKDVFTPVIGRQSLLKAGMPPNTPCCTFDKACVSGTSAVMYALRAIKTGEAEIVLAGGATHFSSVPFLLRDIRFQGHRIGAIKMEDPLFPLGYKDFAPVAVDSGRVAVLHGITRQMQDEWAAASHAKYGKAWNEGKYKDEMLPLEFPQKDGKVKVLDIDEQYRSDSTVEKLAKLAPIFDNIGGVTAGNAPGLNDGAVALIITSRTKAEKLGIKPLATIITMASIGADPTMLPIAPALAIKKCFEKTGLTMDDMDLLEINEAFACVPLVSSKILAENDENKWDLIKNKMNVNGGAVAVGHANCASGARLLLALMYELKRRGGGIGAIGICGGLTQGDAAIIQVED; this is encoded by the coding sequence ATGTTCAAGAAGAATATCGACGACGTTGTAATCATCAGCGGTGTGCGCACACCTTTCGGGCGTTTTGGCGGCACCATGAAAGATATGGACATCGTTGATCTGAGTGCAGATGTAATGAAGGCTGCTTTAGAACGAGCCAGCCTTAAGCCGGAACAGGTTGATGAAGTTTGGTGGGGCTGTGGCGACACTTCCAACACCAAGGATGTTTTCACTCCGGTGATCGGCCGACAGAGCCTGCTCAAAGCGGGGATGCCGCCTAACACTCCGTGCTGTACCTTTGACAAGGCTTGTGTATCAGGAACCTCGGCGGTGATGTACGCCTTGCGTGCCATTAAAACCGGCGAAGCCGAGATCGTGCTGGCCGGTGGCGCCACCCATTTCTCATCGGTTCCCTTTCTCCTCCGCGATATTCGTTTTCAGGGACACCGGATCGGTGCAATTAAAATGGAGGACCCTCTGTTTCCATTAGGCTACAAGGATTTTGCTCCGGTTGCGGTAGACTCGGGCCGGGTAGCCGTTTTGCATGGCATCACCCGCCAGATGCAGGATGAATGGGCGGCTGCCAGCCATGCCAAGTACGGCAAGGCCTGGAATGAAGGGAAATACAAAGATGAGATGTTGCCGCTAGAATTCCCGCAAAAAGACGGCAAGGTCAAGGTTTTAGATATCGATGAACAATACCGCTCTGACAGCACCGTGGAGAAATTAGCCAAACTGGCGCCGATATTCGATAACATCGGTGGGGTCACAGCCGGCAATGCCCCCGGCCTCAATGACGGCGCAGTGGCGTTGATTATTACATCCCGAACAAAAGCCGAAAAACTGGGGATAAAACCGCTGGCCACAATTATCACCATGGCCAGCATCGGAGCTGACCCAACCATGCTGCCAATTGCGCCGGCGCTTGCGATCAAGAAGTGCTTCGAAAAAACCGGGTTGACCATGGATGATATGGACCTGCTGGAGATCAACGAGGCATTTGCCTGCGTCCCCTTGGTTAGCTCCAAAATCCTGGCTGAGAATGATGAAAACAAGTGGGATCTGATCAAAAATAAGATGAACGTTAACGGCGGAGCGGTGGCGGTTGGCCACGCCAACTGCGCCAGCGGCGCCCGCCTGCTCCTTGCTTTGATGTATGAACTAAAGCGCCGTGGCGGGGGGATAGGGGCAATTGGCATCTGCGGCGGGCTGACGCAGGGTGACGCTGCTATCATTCAAGTTGAAGATTAA
- a CDS encoding 3-hydroxyacyl-CoA dehydrogenase family protein encodes MGNGIAQVTAQAGYSVVMQDISELALEKGMGTINKSLDKLANKGKMTADEAAAIIALIQVTTNLEEAVKDADMIIEAVPENIELKKEIFKRVDTACKPNAIIGSNTSTFPITELASAVSQPQNFCGIHFMNPVPVMVGVEVIAGRLTSPEVMDEAAAYVKKIGREPVMAVDYAGFVVSRLLNVLQNEAAKCVMDGNTPENIDKAMKLCCNFPIGPCSLADLVGIDVVVNGLKTMERDLGAQYKPAPLLLQMVRAGELGRKTGKGFYKYDK; translated from the coding sequence ATGGGTAACGGAATAGCTCAGGTAACCGCTCAGGCCGGCTATAGCGTTGTCATGCAGGATATCAGCGAGTTGGCTCTGGAAAAAGGCATGGGTACCATCAATAAAAGCCTTGATAAACTGGCAAATAAAGGCAAGATGACTGCTGATGAGGCTGCCGCAATAATCGCCCTGATTCAGGTCACCACCAATCTGGAGGAAGCCGTCAAGGACGCGGATATGATCATCGAGGCGGTTCCAGAAAACATTGAGCTTAAAAAAGAAATCTTCAAACGAGTCGATACGGCATGCAAACCTAACGCCATTATTGGTTCCAACACCTCAACTTTCCCGATAACAGAACTGGCATCTGCCGTTTCTCAACCCCAAAATTTCTGCGGGATCCATTTTATGAACCCTGTACCGGTGATGGTGGGGGTAGAAGTGATTGCCGGCCGGCTTACCAGCCCAGAGGTCATGGATGAAGCGGCTGCCTACGTGAAAAAAATTGGCCGGGAACCTGTGATGGCGGTGGACTATGCCGGTTTTGTTGTTAGCCGGCTGTTGAACGTGCTGCAGAACGAAGCCGCCAAGTGTGTGATGGACGGCAATACTCCGGAGAATATAGACAAGGCCATGAAACTCTGCTGCAACTTCCCAATCGGTCCCTGCTCATTAGCTGATCTGGTAGGAATCGACGTTGTAGTTAATGGTCTAAAGACCATGGAACGTGATCTGGGTGCCCAATACAAACCGGCCCCGCTGCTTTTGCAGATGGTTCGAGCAGGAGAACTGGGCCGCAAAACCGGCAAAGGCTTCTATAAGTACGACAAATAG
- a CDS encoding enoyl-CoA hydratase/isomerase family protein, whose product MQDLKTLKVNKENKVAIVAINRPEVLNALNSTVFFELGQVFTDLANDNEVAVIVLTGKGGRAFAAGSDIRELQQCSFLEARAFALRTKTSQQAIANCPKPVIAALPGHTLGGGLEVAMCADIRIASEKAKFGQPEIGLGFIPGGGGTQRLARLIGEGRAKELIFSGESISAARAHEMGLVNRVVPHDQLMEEAIKLANTLAAKPPRALEWAKMATSRGLDMDLDSGLQMEIELFAACYATEDRDEGINAFLEKRVPQFKGR is encoded by the coding sequence ATGCAAGATTTGAAGACACTTAAAGTAAACAAAGAAAATAAGGTGGCGATTGTTGCCATCAATCGCCCCGAAGTCCTGAACGCACTTAATTCAACAGTTTTCTTCGAGTTGGGACAGGTTTTTACTGATTTGGCGAACGACAACGAAGTGGCAGTAATTGTATTAACAGGCAAAGGCGGAAGAGCCTTTGCTGCCGGTTCCGACATTCGTGAACTGCAACAATGCTCTTTTCTGGAGGCACGCGCTTTTGCCTTGCGAACCAAAACCAGTCAGCAGGCGATCGCGAACTGTCCCAAACCGGTCATTGCTGCTCTCCCCGGCCATACTCTGGGCGGAGGCCTGGAGGTAGCCATGTGCGCCGACATCCGCATCGCATCGGAAAAAGCCAAGTTCGGGCAGCCGGAAATTGGTCTGGGCTTTATTCCAGGAGGGGGAGGCACCCAGCGGTTGGCGCGCTTAATCGGCGAGGGCCGGGCAAAAGAACTGATTTTCAGCGGCGAGAGCATCAGTGCGGCCCGTGCCCATGAAATGGGCCTGGTCAATCGGGTAGTGCCCCACGACCAACTGATGGAAGAGGCGATTAAACTGGCGAACACTCTGGCTGCTAAACCTCCCCGGGCTTTGGAATGGGCCAAGATGGCAACTAGCCGCGGCCTTGATATGGATTTAGATTCGGGATTGCAGATGGAAATTGAACTGTTTGCCGCATGCTATGCTACCGAAGACCGTGATGAGGGCATCAACGCGTTTTTGGAAAAGCGCGTCCCACAGTTCAAAGGCAGGTAA
- a CDS encoding helix-turn-helix transcriptional regulator — protein sequence MSTRCNVAERIREIRIENGLTQTELAARCNVTKSLICKIEANKASIHLDLLLDIARALDVTVSDLLEDPPSRKMITVVKEKDRKRFSANHMSSKAGYEYHRLAGSKEARMENIFLAIHSDARNTARFVTHDGYEFVFVLSGSLKLEFRENDYVLDTGDSVFFDASKPHRMVPYQCELALILLTFAYTKANA from the coding sequence GTGTCGACCAGATGTAATGTTGCAGAAAGAATTCGTGAGATCCGAATAGAAAATGGTCTTACTCAAACGGAACTGGCTGCCAGATGTAATGTGACCAAGAGTCTCATTTGCAAGATTGAGGCCAACAAAGCTTCAATTCACTTGGATCTACTGCTTGATATTGCCAGAGCTTTGGATGTTACCGTATCAGATCTGCTAGAGGATCCCCCTTCTCGCAAAATGATTACCGTGGTCAAGGAAAAGGACAGAAAACGGTTTTCGGCCAACCACATGAGCAGTAAAGCTGGTTATGAGTACCACCGGCTGGCAGGATCCAAGGAAGCCAGAATGGAAAATATCTTTTTGGCTATCCACAGTGATGCCAGAAATACGGCTCGCTTTGTCACCCATGACGGATATGAATTTGTGTTCGTATTATCCGGCAGTCTTAAACTCGAATTTCGTGAAAATGATTATGTTCTAGACACCGGGGATTCGGTATTCTTTGACGCCTCTAAACCGCACCGGATGGTTCCTTATCAGTGCGAGTTAGCATTAATTCTACTTACCTTTGCCTACACAAAAGCCAACGCCTGA
- a CDS encoding glucose 1-dehydrogenase: MFSLDGKVALVVGGSGALGKAITLGLAEAGADVIPASRNLENNRGLAEEVHALGRRSFATSVDATDRAQMQELLNKITTEFGHIDILVNMAGTLFKKPMFELTDEEWDKTMSVNLKSMFVTGTVVAEKMRDQGGGTIINCASMGSFLGVKRSSAYCASKGGVVQLTKVMAIEWAPYNIRVNAVAPGWFKTPLNEMFLSRPEVQEAICSRTPLGRYGKPEDLIGAHVFLASEASAFVTGAVLPVDGGYLSYGA; encoded by the coding sequence ATGTTTAGCCTGGATGGGAAAGTGGCTCTGGTAGTCGGAGGAAGTGGTGCTCTTGGAAAAGCAATTACCCTTGGTTTGGCAGAGGCCGGTGCAGATGTAATTCCAGCTAGCCGGAACTTGGAAAATAACCGGGGGTTAGCTGAGGAGGTACATGCGCTGGGACGGCGCTCTTTTGCCACTTCGGTTGATGCAACAGATCGGGCACAGATGCAAGAACTGCTTAATAAAATTACCACTGAGTTTGGCCATATCGATATCCTGGTTAACATGGCCGGTACGCTTTTCAAGAAGCCCATGTTTGAGCTGACTGATGAAGAGTGGGATAAGACCATGAGTGTTAATCTGAAATCAATGTTTGTTACCGGAACAGTGGTAGCCGAAAAAATGCGGGACCAAGGTGGCGGTACGATCATCAACTGTGCTTCTATGGGCTCTTTTTTAGGTGTCAAGCGTTCCTCGGCTTATTGCGCCAGCAAAGGCGGGGTTGTCCAATTAACCAAGGTTATGGCAATTGAATGGGCACCCTACAACATTAGAGTAAATGCAGTAGCGCCAGGATGGTTTAAAACTCCACTGAACGAGATGTTTTTAAGTCGGCCGGAGGTGCAGGAGGCAATTTGTAGCCGCACACCCCTCGGCCGCTACGGTAAACCGGAGGATTTAATTGGTGCTCATGTGTTTTTAGCTTCAGAAGCATCAGCATTTGTAACAGGCGCTGTCCTGCCAGTAGACGGCGGCTATCTATCATACGGAGCTTAA
- a CDS encoding site-specific integrase, with protein sequence MLQGAKETTYFPLLFAAVRTGLRRGELLGLRWKDIDLKTGTLSVKQSLAYTLAKGLFFKPPKNKRSRRTIHISKEVIDVFKHQKKLQNEARLFYGEKYQDGDLVFSQHNGKPMHPDTPTSWLPDFLGRVKIHKTCNNLIKNEEICPHCCKKVREMDIIKLPRLNLHSLRHTHASHLLQAGVDIKIISERLGHSSIRITYDIYSHLMPGMQKDAADKLEALFRK encoded by the coding sequence ATGCTGCAGGGCGCCAAAGAAACAACCTATTTTCCCCTGCTGTTCGCTGCTGTCCGAACTGGCCTGCGCCGCGGCGAGCTTCTTGGCTTGCGCTGGAAGGATATTGATCTGAAAACAGGCACCCTTTCCGTCAAGCAATCCCTGGCCTATACTCTGGCTAAAGGTCTATTTTTTAAGCCGCCAAAAAACAAGCGTAGCCGCCGAACGATCCATATCTCAAAAGAGGTTATTGATGTATTCAAGCATCAAAAAAAGCTGCAGAATGAGGCCAGGCTTTTTTACGGAGAAAAATATCAGGACGGCGACCTGGTGTTCTCTCAGCACAATGGCAAGCCTATGCACCCCGACACACCCACAAGCTGGCTTCCTGATTTTTTGGGAAGGGTAAAGATTCATAAAACGTGCAACAATCTGATTAAAAACGAGGAAATCTGCCCTCATTGCTGCAAAAAAGTGCGTGAAATGGATATTATCAAGCTACCCAGGCTGAATCTTCACAGCCTGCGCCATACTCACGCCAGCCATCTCTTGCAGGCGGGCGTTGACATCAAAATCATTTCTGAGCGGCTGGGACACAGCAGCATTCGGATCACCTATGATATATATTCCCACCTGATGCCGGGGATGCAAAAAGATGCGGCGGACAAGCTTGAGGCTTTGTTTAGAAAATAG
- a CDS encoding phosphodiester glycosidase family protein produces the protein MYKTRSFGKLRTESVWAGGGSFGLTTNGALNLWRKEQYAHFAQRHPRTAIGQRKDLIMLFVVVDGRSSTNRGVTGRQLANIMLELKAWDSLNADGGGSSTLWLGGKVLNKPSDGKERSVGSVLLVY, from the coding sequence ATGTACAAAACAAGGTCATTTGGAAAACTGCGCACAGAGAGTGTTTGGGCCGGGGGCGGAAGCTTTGGCCTGACTACGAATGGAGCGTTAAACCTCTGGCGCAAAGAACAATACGCCCATTTTGCCCAAAGGCACCCCCGAACAGCAATAGGCCAGCGCAAAGACTTAATAATGCTTTTTGTGGTTGTGGATGGGAGGTCAAGCACCAACAGGGGCGTTACAGGGCGTCAGCTGGCGAACATCATGCTAGAGCTAAAAGCTTGGGATTCACTGAATGCTGACGGGGGAGGCTCTTCAACCCTATGGTTAGGCGGAAAAGTTTTGAATAAACCAAGTGATGGCAAGGAGAGGTCAGTCGGGTCTGTTCTTTTAGTTTATTAG
- a CDS encoding N-acetylmuramoyl-L-alanine amidase yields the protein MPRIFIDPGHGGKDRTNRGPTGYIEADGVLDIALRLRLLLQAAGFLVHLSRETDSTVNLYDRSSKTNNWGADLFVSIHTNAHPNPSANGVEAWHSLNGEWGGQFHAEAKRVANIVQTELVARTGLRDRGIKTRLIETAGSPIRGMDWYAVIRRTKCPAIIIEAGFHTNPTEEACSSLKTISKK from the coding sequence TTGCCAAGGATTTTCATTGATCCTGGCCATGGCGGCAAAGACAGAACCAACAGAGGCCCCACCGGCTATATTGAGGCAGACGGTGTGCTGGACATTGCCCTGCGACTAAGGCTTCTGCTTCAGGCAGCTGGTTTTCTTGTTCATCTAAGCCGGGAGACAGACAGCACCGTTAACCTTTATGACCGCTCATCAAAAACAAACAACTGGGGGGCAGATTTGTTTGTTAGCATCCATACCAACGCCCATCCTAACCCATCTGCAAATGGAGTAGAAGCCTGGCACTCCCTAAACGGAGAGTGGGGAGGGCAATTTCACGCCGAAGCAAAACGGGTGGCAAATATTGTGCAGACAGAGTTAGTTGCCAGAACAGGGCTGCGGGACAGGGGCATAAAAACAAGGCTGATAGAGACCGCGGGAAGTCCGATCCGGGGGATGGATTGGTACGCAGTCATTCGCCGGACCAAGTGTCCGGCGATTATCATAGAAGCAGGGTTTCACACCAACCCAACTGAAGAAGCTTGCTCAAGTCTCAAGACTATCAGCAAGAAATAG